A portion of the Bradysia coprophila strain Holo2 unplaced genomic scaffold, BU_Bcop_v1 contig_297, whole genome shotgun sequence genome contains these proteins:
- the LOC119079046 gene encoding embryonic polarity protein dorsal-like: MMSPDAYIEIVEEPAPKLKRFRYESEGRSAPLEGVRTTQKKKSFPSIRIVNYTGMATVFVSCVTVEKPYRQHPHKLLGKNCENGVCYIPQFYTDSRDPKVISFRELRIQSCLISEIPARLAERTRLNINPFDLSKCGVDNLRRDIHTVRLCFQVLISSDPKNPTPAAQLEPKVSQPIINNKAAAEVKIHDISDTFSPASGGKKIMIFCNKIAQDDIEIRFYEEDAKKNQKLIGLGSFQPRNIHRNVGIAFTTPKCDLKSVDTPQNIFIEMVRPSDDVRRNRFPFQYVPDVTDIDAVTTRKQPKIDKSGKLLKLLDLRPFPSHIPHQYNIPPQGLPQHHSYPEQHDLPQQQKLAQQQNLPQQHNLPQHQNLSQQPNLPQQHNLQQQQNLPQYNLHTQHNLSQRPNLPQQPNLPQQQNLSQQPNLPQRQNLPQQLSLPQLQNLPQQPNSPQQHNLPQHHNLPQQHNLPQPLSLQYNLTQLHNKPPDQSLPHHNPFLQQNLPQHSSNHYRMQQYSQNLPQHLIQQEQSYVEQQYDPQRHNGSLQNQHNPQQDFFQQQDERQPNYEELNHELLNFEGLSCCNPFGEISPNCSLEDQLMLSANDNWNSEHNVAGPAPKN, encoded by the exons ATGATGTCCCCGGACGCATATATCGAAATTGTGGAAGAGCCGGCACCGAAATTGAAACGATTCCGATATGAATCGGAGGGTCGCTCAGCGCCACTAGAAGGAGTAAGGactacacaaaaaaagaaatcgtttCCGTCCATCAGAATTGTGAATTATACGGGAATGGCAACAGTCTTCGTGTCGTGTGTAACGGTCGAGAAACCTTATAG GCAACATCCGCACAAACTCCTtggaaaaaattgtgaaaatggcGTCTGTTACATTCCTCAATTCTATACGGATAGCAGAGACCCGAAAGTTATTTCTTTTCGCGAGCTACGCATTCAGAGCTGTTTAATATCGGAAATCCCCGCTCGACTCGCGGAACGCACCCGCTTAAATATAAATCCTTTCGATCTATCCAAATGTGGTGTAGACAATCTAAGACGCGACATCCACACAGTGCGGCTATGTTTTCAGGTGCTTATCAGTTCTGACCCGAAAAATCCAACACCCGCAGCCCAACTCGAACCGAAAGTGTCACAACCAATTATCAATAATAAGGCTGCTGCAGAggtgaaaattcatgatattAGTGACACATTCAGTCCAGCATCCGGCGGTAAAAAGATCATGATTTTTTGCAATAAGATCGCACAGGATGACATTGAGATACGATTTTATGAAGAAGATGCAAAGAAgaatcaaaaattgattggtCTCGGCTCTTTTCAACCTCGGAATATACATCGCAATGTGGGAATTGCTTTCACCACACCCAAATGTGATTTGAAATCTGTCGACACACCACAGAATATATTTATCGAAATGGTAAGACCATCGGATGATGTACGAAGGAATCGGTTTCCCTTCCAATATGTTCCCGATGTCACCGACATTGACGCGGTAACGACGAGAAAGCaaccaaaaattgacaaatcaggaaaattattgaaattactCGACTTACGTCCCTTTCCTAGCCATATTCCACATCAGTATAATATACCACCACAGGGTTTACCACAACACCACAGTTATCCGGAACAGCACGACTTACCGCAACAGCAGAAGTTagcacaacaacaaaatttaccgCAACAACATAATTTACCACAACATCAGAATTTATCACAACAGCCCAATTTACCACAACAACACAATTTACAGCAACAGCAGAATTTACCACAATACAATTTACACACACAACACAATTTATCACAACGGCCTAATTTACCACAACAGCCTAATTtaccacaacaacaaaatttatcaCAACAGCCGAATTTACCACAGCGGCAGAATTTACCACAACAGCTCAGTTTACCACAGCTGCAGAATTTACCACAACAACCCAATTCACCACAACAGCACAATTTACCACAACATCACAATTTACCACAACAGCACAATTTACCACAACCGTTATCATTACAGTACAATCTAACACAGCTGCATAATAAACCGCCGGACCAAAGCCTGCCTCATCACAATCCATTCTTGCAGCAAAATTTACCACAACATTCATCAAACCACTACCGCATGCAGCAGTACAGTCAAAATTTACCTCAGCATCTCATTCAACAAGAGCAAAGTTATGTAGAACAACAATATGATCCACAACGACATAACGGCAGTCTACAGAATCAACACAATCCACAACaggatttttttcaacaacaagaTGAACGACAGCCGAATTATGAAGAGCTTAATCACGAACTCCTCAACTTTGAAGGTTTGTCGTGTTGCAATCCGTTCGGCGAAATTTCTCCGAATTGCTCTCTAGAAGATCAGCTTATGTTATCAGCAAACGACAATTGGAACAGCGAACATAACGTTGCAGGTCCCGCACCTAAAAACTGA